In Candidatus Kerfeldbacteria bacterium, a single genomic region encodes these proteins:
- a CDS encoding HU family DNA-binding protein, which yields MAKMTKSQLMAHLSEKSGLSKKEVTSMMDLLVETAYGEVKSSGEFTVPGLGKLVKKHRAARSGRNPATGATIQIPAKTVVKFRVAKAAKEAIL from the coding sequence ATGGCAAAGATGACCAAATCTCAGCTCATGGCACATCTCTCAGAGAAGTCCGGCCTCTCCAAAAAAGAGGTTACCAGTATGATGGACCTTCTCGTCGAGACTGCTTATGGCGAGGTCAAGTCCTCTGGTGAATTCACCGTTCCCGGCTTAGGGAAATTGGTGAAGAAACACCGCGCAGCACGGTCTGGCCGCAATCCGGCGACTGGTGCAACGATCCAAATTCCGGCCAAAACGGTCGTGAAGTTCCGCGTTGCGAAAGCTGCAAAGGAAGCTATTCTCTAA
- a CDS encoding PD-(D/E)XK nuclease family protein, whose amino-acid sequence MAYSQKKKIWLSPTGLETVNRCPRCFWLQYKKKLRQPEGIVSRLANRFDVIIKKYFDLYRPIGELPPLLEGKVDGTLQHPFQEVYFYHHDEDYGLMGKLDECLVTKKGTYTPVDHKTSSSDPNERPMIPAYQMQLDTYAFLLEKNNRPSSGIGHLLYFYPAQSDDLHNRFPMEITLKTLKTDPQHSFEAFKKAISVLNGKMPKPAPDCPFCTWHTEYSKAIKEK is encoded by the coding sequence ATGGCGTATTCCCAAAAAAAGAAAATCTGGCTTTCACCAACTGGCTTAGAAACCGTTAACCGATGCCCTCGATGTTTTTGGCTTCAGTATAAGAAAAAATTGCGCCAACCAGAGGGGATTGTCTCCCGATTGGCAAACCGGTTTGACGTGATTATAAAAAAATATTTTGACCTCTACCGACCAATTGGCGAATTGCCGCCACTTCTCGAAGGCAAAGTCGATGGCACACTCCAGCATCCATTCCAGGAAGTATATTTCTACCATCACGATGAGGATTATGGCTTAATGGGTAAGCTCGATGAGTGTTTAGTCACCAAGAAGGGTACCTACACGCCTGTAGATCACAAAACATCTAGTTCTGATCCAAATGAACGGCCAATGATTCCGGCATATCAAATGCAGCTTGATACGTACGCTTTTCTGTTAGAAAAAAACAATCGACCCTCGAGTGGCATTGGCCATTTATTGTATTTTTATCCAGCACAATCGGATGACCTACACAATCGGTTCCCCATGGAAATTACTTTGAAAACTCTCAAGACTGACCCGCAGCACTCATTTGAAGCTTTTAAGAAGGCCATATCAGTATTGAATGGCAAAATGCCAAAACCTGCTCCTGATTGTCCTTTCTGCACCTGGCATACCGAATACTCAAAAGCGATAAAGGAAAAATAA
- a CDS encoding D-alanine--D-alanine ligase, whose amino-acid sequence MAKRIRIGIIFGGRSSEHEVSLVSATSVMQHLNPKKFEVVPIGITKSGAWVTEANPLRRLKGNTQLSTPSESIITPDANARGLVTVRTKKKIEHQLSTLDVVFPVLHGPYGEDGTIQGLLELANIPYVGSGVLGSAVAMDKVVQKQVCQQLDIPVVPYTSVKLDDLSKRRATVLRAVQQLGYPVFVKPANLGSSVGISKVKTQRDLIAAIRYAGRYDRKIIIEKAVVQPREIEVAVLGNDQPQASLPGEIISSNEFYDYDAKYVDGKSFDQIPARLPKNIITAIQRWAVQAFTACNCAGLARVDFLVSKKDGRVFLNEINTIPGFTSISMYPKLWQASGLSYSKLLEKLIALALERFKQKKNLLTSYQPKSNWYH is encoded by the coding sequence ATGGCTAAACGGATTAGAATAGGCATCATTTTTGGCGGACGCTCAAGCGAGCATGAAGTTTCGCTTGTTTCAGCCACGTCCGTGATGCAGCATTTAAATCCGAAAAAATTTGAGGTTGTTCCGATTGGTATAACTAAATCCGGCGCCTGGGTCACCGAGGCAAATCCACTGCGACGGCTTAAAGGTAACACGCAGCTTTCGACACCTTCAGAGTCGATTATTACACCGGACGCGAATGCTCGTGGATTGGTAACGGTAAGGACCAAGAAAAAAATTGAGCACCAATTATCTACGCTCGATGTTGTATTTCCAGTGCTGCACGGACCATACGGCGAAGATGGCACGATCCAGGGCTTGTTGGAGCTTGCTAACATTCCGTACGTCGGGTCTGGCGTGCTTGGTTCTGCCGTGGCCATGGATAAAGTCGTACAAAAGCAGGTATGTCAACAGTTGGACATTCCGGTAGTGCCCTACACCTCTGTCAAACTCGACGACCTATCGAAGCGACGCGCTACTGTGTTACGCGCGGTTCAGCAATTAGGTTATCCGGTGTTTGTGAAACCGGCCAATCTGGGTTCGTCCGTCGGCATATCAAAGGTGAAAACACAGCGAGACCTGATTGCTGCCATTCGCTACGCCGGCCGCTACGATCGCAAAATTATTATAGAAAAAGCGGTTGTTCAACCGCGGGAAATTGAAGTGGCGGTGCTGGGTAATGACCAGCCCCAAGCATCACTGCCCGGAGAAATAATTTCTTCAAATGAGTTCTATGATTATGATGCGAAGTATGTAGACGGCAAGTCCTTTGACCAGATTCCCGCCCGCCTGCCCAAAAACATTATAACCGCCATTCAGCGGTGGGCAGTCCAGGCTTTTACCGCCTGCAATTGCGCTGGTTTAGCCCGGGTGGATTTCCTCGTATCAAAAAAAGATGGCCGGGTATTTTTGAATGAAATTAATACTATTCCGGGATTTACCTCGATCTCTATGTATCCGAAGCTGTGGCAGGCGTCGGGGCTGTCCTATTCTAAACTGCTAGAAAAACTTATAGCGCTCGCTCTTGAACGATTTAAGCAAAAGAAGAACTTGCTTACCTCATACCAGCCAAAGAGCAATTGGTACCATTAA
- the alr gene encoding alanine racemase: MSQHLPITWVEISRSAILHNIRTLRRLLSPGTQFMPIIKSNAYGHGFEQLTKILTAARTAWIGVVNADEALRLRQLNRHAKILILSFFDPALLSDVIRKKIRLPVYGLSAARSINAVAKQLQVKAYVHLKIDTGTSRLGVLPADAVRLALKLRALDHLVVEGIFTHFADAENPDQKVTKRQHALFANVITSIETAGIRIPIKHAACSAALMLNPRTHLDLVRAGIALYGLNSIESKHTSVRLLPALSWHTRVIQVKEIPAGSRIGYGQTYRSAHAMKLAILPVGYWDGYDRKLSNVASVIIKGKKCPVRGRICMNLMMVDVTGVSSVAASDRATLIGYTGAVRISADDLAHHAGTINYEIVTRINPLIPRIIVA; this comes from the coding sequence ATGTCTCAACACCTGCCAATCACCTGGGTGGAAATTTCACGCAGCGCGATATTGCATAACATCCGCACGCTGCGACGTTTGCTTTCGCCCGGCACCCAATTCATGCCGATTATTAAAAGCAACGCATACGGACATGGATTTGAGCAGCTCACGAAAATCCTAACTGCAGCGCGGACAGCCTGGATTGGCGTGGTAAATGCAGATGAAGCGCTTCGATTGCGGCAATTAAACCGCCACGCTAAAATTCTTATCTTGAGTTTTTTCGACCCCGCCTTACTCTCTGATGTCATTCGAAAAAAAATCCGGCTACCGGTATACGGGCTATCTGCTGCCCGATCAATTAATGCAGTAGCAAAACAGCTACAAGTGAAGGCCTATGTCCATTTGAAAATAGACACCGGCACATCTCGCCTTGGCGTGCTACCTGCTGACGCGGTTCGACTCGCGCTCAAATTAAGAGCACTTGATCACCTAGTGGTGGAGGGGATTTTTACCCATTTTGCTGATGCAGAAAACCCCGATCAAAAAGTTACCAAACGACAGCACGCGCTATTTGCAAATGTCATAACATCCATTGAAACTGCCGGAATACGCATACCAATTAAACATGCGGCCTGTTCAGCCGCCCTCATGCTTAACCCGAGGACTCATCTTGACCTCGTTCGTGCCGGTATCGCATTGTATGGGCTGAATTCAATTGAATCGAAACATACCTCAGTCCGCTTGCTGCCTGCCTTATCCTGGCACACGCGTGTCATCCAAGTAAAAGAAATTCCGGCGGGAAGTCGCATTGGATATGGCCAAACATACCGCTCAGCACACGCTATGAAATTAGCTATACTGCCGGTTGGCTATTGGGATGGCTATGATCGAAAGCTGTCTAATGTCGCTTCGGTAATTATAAAAGGCAAGAAATGCCCGGTCCGTGGCCGGATTTGCATGAATCTCATGATGGTGGATGTCACCGGAGTGTCGAGCGTCGCGGCAAGTGACAGAGCCACGCTCATTGGCTATACTGGAGCCGTACGGATATCTGCAGACGACTTAGCGCATCACGCAGGAACTATCAACTATGAAATTGTCACTCGAATAAACCCATTAATTCCACGTATAATCGTGGCATAA
- the serS gene encoding serine--tRNA ligase: MLDIKYIRSNTEEVKKALQRRSKRFADEITSILSVDEKRKKLSQELEVINAQKNSFSKEILKLADAEKKKAIAKFAKLKSQEESLTADLRTCEVTLQDSLRKIPNLPAAETPNGATDKDNKEIRVVGEQTKFSFTPLDYVTLAERHGLIDTERAAKISGSRFGFLTGRGAILWNALVQFTLQEILKAGFTPFYSPVLVKKEVMVDSGYDSYVEGGEAYLLEQDGLYLVGTGEHALLPYHRDEILQETDLPRKYTTYSSCFRREAGSYGKDTKGILRVHQFDKQELVVLTTPHNAVKVFDELVALQESIISQLELSYHLLAVCTGDLPRPSSRVTDLECWIPSEKKYRETHSASNCTDYQARLNNIRYKTKEGKTQFVHILNATAMTPRTLIAILEQHQRADGSIAIPKVLHPFTFGLTSITS, encoded by the coding sequence ATGCTCGACATTAAATACATTCGTTCGAATACAGAAGAGGTAAAAAAAGCATTACAACGACGAAGCAAACGTTTTGCCGATGAAATTACCAGTATTCTCAGTGTTGATGAAAAACGAAAGAAACTTTCCCAAGAACTCGAAGTGATTAATGCACAAAAAAACTCTTTTTCCAAAGAGATTTTGAAACTTGCTGACGCAGAAAAGAAAAAAGCGATTGCCAAATTTGCAAAACTTAAAAGCCAAGAAGAGTCACTGACAGCGGACTTGCGGACTTGTGAAGTAACACTGCAAGACAGTTTGCGAAAAATACCAAATCTACCTGCAGCAGAAACACCAAATGGAGCCACGGATAAAGATAATAAAGAAATAAGAGTTGTTGGTGAGCAAACAAAGTTTTCCTTCACACCCCTTGACTACGTCACATTGGCAGAGCGACATGGATTGATTGATACTGAACGAGCGGCAAAAATTAGCGGCTCACGCTTTGGGTTTTTGACGGGGCGTGGGGCAATCCTGTGGAATGCCTTAGTGCAATTTACGCTACAAGAAATCTTAAAGGCTGGCTTTACGCCTTTTTATTCACCGGTGTTGGTTAAAAAAGAAGTTATGGTTGATAGTGGCTACGATTCGTATGTTGAGGGGGGTGAGGCTTATCTATTGGAACAGGATGGGCTGTATTTGGTAGGAACAGGCGAGCACGCGCTCTTGCCATATCACCGCGACGAAATACTTCAGGAAACTGATTTGCCGCGAAAATATACCACATACTCCAGCTGCTTCCGACGAGAAGCGGGAAGCTACGGTAAAGACACTAAAGGAATCTTACGAGTCCATCAATTCGATAAGCAAGAATTGGTCGTGCTGACGACTCCACACAACGCAGTTAAAGTCTTCGATGAGCTCGTCGCCCTACAGGAGTCAATCATATCTCAACTGGAGTTATCGTATCATTTACTCGCCGTATGCACCGGGGATTTGCCACGTCCGTCATCGCGCGTCACCGATCTCGAATGTTGGATACCGTCCGAGAAGAAATACCGTGAAACCCATTCTGCGTCCAATTGTACCGATTATCAAGCACGTTTGAATAATATCCGCTATAAAACCAAGGAAGGCAAAACTCAGTTTGTGCATATCCTCAATGCAACCGCGATGACCCCGCGTACCTTGATTGCCATCCTTGAACAGCATCAGCGGGCCGACGGATCAATCGCCATACCAAAAGTACTGCATCCATTTACCTTTGGTTTAACTTCAATTACGTCGTAA
- a CDS encoding MgtC/SapB family protein, whose protein sequence is MTPTPETIGELTTLDIIIRIGLSLLLSGIIGLERKFYHKPAGLRTNIMVSLGATVLMLISLSAINQYDPNGVVDITRIAAQVVTGIGFLGAGAIIQGRGSIHGLTTAAGIWVVAALGMAVGLGMYTIAFIATAAALIVLVVLGRIEFRFEHRHDGDNQAPGDEPQQ, encoded by the coding sequence ATGACACCAACCCCAGAAACAATAGGCGAATTAACCACATTGGATATTATTATCCGTATCGGACTCTCTTTACTTTTGTCCGGCATTATTGGTTTAGAACGAAAATTTTATCATAAACCGGCTGGGTTGCGGACTAATATAATGGTTTCGCTTGGCGCTACAGTTCTGATGCTGATTTCATTAAGTGCGATCAACCAGTATGATCCCAATGGCGTCGTGGACATTACCCGCATTGCTGCCCAGGTAGTCACCGGTATCGGCTTCCTCGGCGCTGGCGCTATTATCCAAGGCAGGGGATCAATTCATGGTTTAACGACCGCCGCCGGTATCTGGGTAGTGGCAGCTCTTGGCATGGCTGTTGGTCTGGGTATGTACACGATCGCCTTTATCGCTACCGCTGCTGCATTAATTGTATTAGTGGTTCTCGGCCGGATCGAATTTCGATTTGAACATCGACACGATGGTGATAATCAAGCACCGGGAGACGAACCTCAACAATAA
- a CDS encoding HDIG domain-containing protein: MTPTRADALLLLNEYVQNPNLQKHMFAVEAAMRAYATKFEEDVDWWGMVGLLHDFDYERYPDLKDHPYRGSEILRTKGYADDFIETILAHAAHTGKPRDTQAKKAIFAVDELCGLIVAVALVRPNKKLSEVTVESVIKKINQPAFARQVNRDEIRQGAAELNLPLDEHVTIVLTALQNIHQTLGL, translated from the coding sequence ATGACGCCGACTAGAGCAGACGCACTTTTACTACTTAACGAGTACGTTCAAAATCCTAACCTGCAAAAGCATATGTTTGCGGTTGAAGCCGCTATGCGTGCATATGCGACGAAATTTGAAGAAGACGTTGATTGGTGGGGGATGGTTGGCCTTTTGCATGACTTCGATTACGAACGCTACCCCGACTTAAAAGACCATCCATATCGCGGTAGTGAAATACTTCGTACAAAGGGGTATGCGGATGATTTTATCGAAACAATCCTAGCGCACGCGGCTCACACCGGCAAACCACGGGACACGCAAGCAAAAAAGGCAATATTCGCAGTTGACGAATTATGTGGATTGATTGTCGCGGTAGCGCTTGTCCGCCCCAATAAAAAATTATCCGAAGTCACCGTGGAGTCAGTGATTAAAAAGATTAATCAACCCGCATTCGCCCGACAGGTAAATCGCGATGAAATACGCCAAGGCGCAGCTGAACTGAATTTGCCACTAGACGAACATGTAACCATCGTGCTTACCGCACTTCAAAATATTCATCAAACATTAGGACTGTAA